A single genomic interval of Peromyscus leucopus breed LL Stock chromosome 7, UCI_PerLeu_2.1, whole genome shotgun sequence harbors:
- the Hykk gene encoding hydroxylysine kinase isoform X2: MSSGDDRQSRAFTKPTFTEAQASALVESVFGFKVSKIQPLPSYDDQNFHVHISRTKDTADDPVEYVLKISNTESSQTRDLIEMQNHIIMFLREAGFPTASVCRTKGDNTMSLVSVDSGSETKGFLVRMLTYLPGRPIAEVAISHQQLYEIGRLAAQLDKTLEEFHHPKLNLLHRENFIWNLKNVPLLEKYMGALSQNRNREIVEQVIQLFKEEVMTKLSHFREWKFYI, from the exons ATGTCAAGTGGAGATGACCGGCAGTCACGGGCTTTTACCAAACCTACTTTTACTGAGGCACAAGCCTCTGCACTGGTAGAATCAGTATTTGGGTTCAAAGTCTCTAAGATCCAGCCACTCCCTAGCTATGATGACCAAAACTTTCATGTTCACATTTCAAGAACCAAAGACACTGCAGATGACCCCGTTGAATATGTCCTCAAAATAAGCAACACGGAGTCTAGTCAGACTCGAGACCTGATTGAGATGCAGAACCATATCATCATGTTTCTGAGAGAAGCTGGATTTCCAACAGCATCTGTGTGCCGAACTAAAGGGGACAACACCATGTCACTCGTGTCCGTTG ACAGTGGATCTGAAACCAAAGGCTTCTTGGTGAGAATGCTCACCTACCTCCCGGGAAGACCCATAGCTGAGGTCGCCATCAGCCACCAGCAGCTGTATGAAATAGGAAGGCTAGCTGCCCAGTTGGATAAAACACTGGAG GAATTTCATCATCCAAAGTTAAATCTTCTCCATCGGGAGAACTTCATCTGGAATCTGAAAAACGTTCCACTTCTAGAGAAATACATGGGTGCCCTGAGCCAGAATCGAAACCGGGAGATTGTTGAACAGGTCATTCAGCTCTTCAAAGAAGAAGTAATGACCAAATTAAGTCATTTTCGAGAAT